A DNA window from Cryptomeria japonica unplaced genomic scaffold, Sugi_1.0 HiC_scaffold_754, whole genome shotgun sequence contains the following coding sequences:
- the LOC131872749 gene encoding myb-related protein 308-like, whose product MKNRTQRLNTRFYHGSANLAYIHTESRGLLLYQQITFYNDPTTALNKLPTTPETEETQFWREGNDSETDKYSSLVMAGLLRYGKSYRLRWVNYHRPEIRHGNFTSEEEETIIKLHQLLDNKWSAIASRLPGRTDNEVKNVWNPHLKKWVSRMGTDPVTYHSMSPRKGFDYDE is encoded by the exons ATGAAAAACAGAACACAAAGACTAAACACCAGATTTTATCATGGTTCGGCAAACTTAGCCTACATCCACACTGAGAGCAGAGGTCTTTTATTATATCAACAGATTACATTTTACAATGATCCAACAACAGCTTTAAATAAGCTTCCAACTACACCGGAAACTGAAGAGACACAGTTTTGGAGGGAAGGCAATGAT TCTGAAACCGATAAGTATTCTTCTCTGGTGATGGCAGGACTGTTAAGATACGGTAAAAGCTATCGTCTAAGGTGGGTTAATTACCACAGACCAGAAATTAGACATGGGAATTTCACTTCTGAAGAGGAAGAGACTATTATTAAGCTTCATCAACTTCTGGACAACAA GTGGTCTGCCATTGCTTCACGCCTACCTGGAAGAACAGATAATGAGGTAAAGAACGTGTGGAATCCTCATTTAAAGAAGTGGGTTTCAAGAATGGGTACCGACCCGGTAACATATCATTCAATGTCGCCCAGGAAAGGGTTTGATTACGATGAATAG